Proteins found in one Poecilia reticulata strain Guanapo linkage group LG15, Guppy_female_1.0+MT, whole genome shotgun sequence genomic segment:
- the sgms1a gene encoding phosphatidylcholine:ceramide cholinephosphotransferase 1, whose product MKNVAAWSIKDVSDWLSKESMPEYTHALRQTDGPALLRLTEADFKVPPLSRVSPDGGERLLERMEILRIETHIEDHKNGHANGHVAGIPNGTSKPQRNGTLGRKDSDREMIHIPMPTIEPTRSPFPTEWGKTGIAFIYAVVCFVTTSVVISVVHERVPPKEHTPPLPDKFFDLFDRREWAFSICEINGMLLVGLWLIQWMLLKHRSIVGRRFFFIVGTLYLYRCITMYITTLPVPGMHFKCSPKLLGNWEAQMRRIMKMIAGGGLSITGSHTMCGDYLYSGHTVMLTLTFLFIKEYSPRRFWLYHWACLALSATGIFCILLAHDHYTVDVVVAYFITTRLFWWYHTIANQQSLKETSQSNLLSRVWWYKLFQYFEENVNGTVPRNYQLPLAVRAMHWNRGTKYSRLDTQ is encoded by the exons ATGAAGAATGTGGCGGCATGGTCGATAAAAGatgtttctgattggctgagcaaAGAGAGTATGCCAGAGTACACGCATGccctcagacagacagacggccCCGCTCTGCTCAGGCTCACCGAGGCAGATTTCAAGGTGCCTCCCCTCTCGAGGGTGTCACCTGACGGCGGGGAGCGGCTGTTGGAGCGGATGGAGATCCTCCGGATAGAGACCCACATCGAGGATCATAAAAACGGTCACGCAAACGGGCACGTAGCGGGGATACCCAACGGAACTAGCAAGCCTCAGAGGAATGGCACCTTGGGGAGGAAGGACTCTGACCGGGAGATGATCCACATTCCTATGCCAACAATAGAACCTACTCGCTCCCCATTCCCCACAGAGTGGGGGAAGACAGGCATAGCATTCATCTATGCTGTGGTGTGCTTCGTCACCACTAGTGTCGTCATTTCAGTGGTCCATGAACGAGTTCCTCCGAAGGAGCACACTCCGCCGCTGCCCGATAAGTTCTTCGACCTGTTCGACAGGCGTGAATGGGCTTTCTCCATCTGCGAGATTAACGGCATGCTGCTGGTGGGCCTGTGGCTGATACAGTGGATGCTTCTTAAGCACAG atcAATTGTAGGCAGGAGGTTCTTCTTCATTGTAGGAACACTCTATCTCTACCGATGTATTACAATGTATATCACTACTCTTCCGGTTCCCGGGATGCACTTCAAGTGCTCACCAAAG CTCCTGGGGAACTGGGAGGCACAGATGAGGAGAATAATGAAAATGATTGCAGGCGGGGGCCTCTCCATCACAGGCTCCCACACCATGTGTGGAGATTATCTTTACAGCGGCCACACTGTCATGTTAACGCTCACGTTCCTCTTCATCAAGGAGT ATTCCCCCAGGCGCTTTTGGTTGTACCACTGGGCCTGCCTGGCACTGAGCGCCACTGGGATATTCTGCATCCTCCTGGCCCACGACCACTACACTGTGGACGTGGTTGTGGCGTACTTCATCACTACCCGCCTCTTCTGGTGGTACCACACGATAGCCAACCAGCAG TCGCTGAAGGAGACGTCACAGAGCAACCTGTTGTCGCGGGTGTGGTGGTACAAACTCTTCCAGTATTTCGAAGAGAACGTGAACGGCACAGTTCCTCGGAATTACCAGCTGCCCCTCGCAGTGCGGGCGATGCACTGGAACCGTGGCACGAAGTACAGCCGACTGGACACGCAGTGA